The following are from one region of the Osmerus mordax isolate fOsmMor3 chromosome 1, fOsmMor3.pri, whole genome shotgun sequence genome:
- the wu:fb55g09 gene encoding coiled-coil domain-containing glutamate-rich protein 1 — MLFEEDMCGKSLCQWPVYNNGPAVLKDQLKDDLKRDSNRWYKCGRRQGYRGKRGRISGHPQFQRKKRPRPSGLVMSLRPVNIKGRRAPGMRAPRNTNQFLMHEKYQMMHMRSDSIGTDSGSDCEMDFTDMDSYLGVLENARGALLDSPDLFPQDPIRFFPRQVAKRQQFPFFTFGELYQEESMQYFPSEDDVIQSEDFMQKDFIDFCDTFRGTEHVA; from the coding sequence ATGCTTTTCGAAGAAGATATGTGTGGCAAGAGCTTGTGCCAATGGCCGGTCTATAATAATGGACCTGCCGTCCTCAAAGACCAACTGAAGGATGACTTAAAGAGGGACAGTAACCGTTGGTACAAGTGCGGAAGGAGACAAGGGTATCGGGGGAAAAGAGGACGGATCAGCGGACATCCTCAGTTCCAAAGAAAAAAACGACCCCGTCCATCAGGCTTGGTGATGTCACTGCGTCCTGTCAACATCAAAGGCAGAAGAGCACCAGGTATGAGGGCCCCAAGAAACACTAACCAATTTTTAATGCACGAAAAATACCAGATGATGCATATGCGTTCAGACTCCATTGGCACTGATAGTGGGTCGGACTGTGAAATGGATTTTACTGACATGGATTCATATCTTGGGGTGCTGGAGAACGCTAGGGGCGCACTGCTCGACAGTCCAGATCTCTTTCCACAAGATCCAATCCGGTTCTTCCCTCGGCAAGTGGCAAAGCGCCAACAATTTCCATTCTTCACTTTTGGAGAGCTTTACCAAGAGGAGAGTATGCAGTACTTTCCATCTGAGGACGATGTAATACAAAGCGAAGATTTCATGCAAAAGGACTTCATTGACTTTTGTGACACATTTCGTGGGACCGAACACGTAGCCTAG
- the nol8 gene encoding nucleolar protein 8, with translation MALKRLYIGGLSHTISQKDLKDRFGKFGDVQDVELLTRKDDDGVPYKTFGYINIKISDAEYKRCVTVLNKSKWKGGTLQIEVAKESFLHRLAQERQQAAEKPDAPKKDQKENLVESLKKAGVENYHMNAAVPGTEVPGHKDWIVSKFGRVLPILHFKCQGKKNIIKYDPSKHSHNIKKLNNSADTLSLTPVSQLSWEILEANDEISKKRRGEFPPQKALSTKIPNDLPSKLTANSHSDVDMNGENQKSTGYLDKGKKCTGENGQTTRKQKPAPRKPPLPSVRIFDGEDGSDEEIRLLVSQHHSQDGLAGDDDDKLEVVGDDYMPMPKRSCPLQKTKPNHQRSEEEYDSADTDEILTCRKTATGPEQDKSESSWKSAPRPVNDSEKHTAEGKTSCKKALSKVKPHLSELECGDGDDEGDDEESEESGDSDYEAMFTDCHRLEISLEDLEQLAKESSNRIDEDSERDSDEQAGPSQVSEVFPVQSTIACKLPVPKKGTTPEEILASILGEDSSDEDTKKKKKKKKKRNSSMPLPAFQGTKHLIGNLQGPEENSCLKRPLDDNSKTDVSCKKQKLETVMDPSKVTVVKSSVTEAKTISSGGSSSSELSGSSGEEDASEEEDGGSVRDSETLLAKQAQETADLSRGPQRVIVPEKQQQDNQKRLAAMEQRQKEAEQQKKLIQGALAKVDTPTADKSKHIVFGSDDESDEAELSASNVPTPKKKLFQNNPSSEEDSNKEELPSSKKASEQEKKNASKLFGSSEDEDDNEDSEMFQIKPQFEGKSGQKLMHLQSRFGTDERFHMDSRFLESDNESEAPENKSTPNECELDEEKKKNLDILQNLLKMNTLTTSSSKVPAKGMTFRDISTLQYDPTREDHAAFETKTEQKESKAARRKKREEAEKIPEVSKEIYYDVAEDLKTVFGTTKQSENVEKDIAWDKEEEGGEAEEGGEAEEGGEASQTAEADTSLMASCLSSNAEKEESSGFKFSFFGDNTEADNATEKEEYKVETLRAAKVSWQADPRFQDSSSEEEEEAADEDQTTAAEAPREEVTTKKKFFFFHTDDERLIEGPKAFCRTTKLEDQREKWEENRVSLVEEYRKKHKDARRKLKASQRTTSI, from the exons ATGGCATTGAAACGTCTGTATATCGGTGGCCTGAGTCACACTATATCCCAGAAGGATCTGAAGGACAGATTTGGAAAATTTGGAGATGTGCAAGATGTGGAACTCTTGACAAGAAAGGATGACGATG gagTCCCCTACAAGACATTTGGATACATCAATATAAAAATCTCTGATGCTGAATATAAGAGAT GTGTGACAGTGTTGAACAAGTCAAAATGGAAAGGTGGGACACTGCAGATTGAAGTGGCCAAAGAAAGTTTTTTACACAG ACTAGCCCAAGAGCGCCAACAAGCTGCAGAGAAGCCAGATGCACCAAAGAAGGACCAGAAAGAGAATTTGGTGGAGTCCTTGAAGAAGGCTGGAGTGGAGAACTATCATATGAATGCAGCTGTCCCAGGAACAGAGGTCCCTGGCCACAAG GATTGGATCGTCAGCAAATTTGGACGAGTCCTtccaattttacatttcaaatgtcaAGGCAAGAAAAAT ATTATTAAGTATGATCCATCAAAGCACAGCCACAACATCAAGAAGCTGAATAATTCAGCTGACACTCTGAGCCTCACGCCAGTGTCTCAGCTAAGCTGGGAAATACTGGAGGCCAACGATGAAATCAgcaagaagagaagaggagagtttCCACCACAGAAAGCCCTCTCAACTAAAATTCCAAATGATTTGCCAAGCAAATTAACAGCAAACTCTCATTCTGATGTTGACATGAAtggtgaaaatcaaaaatccactGGGTACTTAGATAAGGGGAAAAAATGCACTGGAGAAAATGGACAAACTACACGTAAACAGAAACCAGCTCCAAGGAAGCCTCCACTCCCCAGTGTGCGCATATTTGACGGTGAGGATGGATCTGACGAAGAAATAAGGTTGCTGGTCTCACAGCATCATTCACAGGATGGCCTGGcaggggatgatgatgataaatTAGAGGTGGTTGGAGACGATTACATGCCGATGCCCAAACGATCCTGCCCACTACAGAAAACCAAACCTAACCATCAACGTTCTGAGGAGGAATATGACTCGGCAGACACTGATGAAATCCTCACCTGCAGGAAAACAGCAACAGGTCCCGAACAGGACAAGTCTGAGTCATCTTGGAAAAGTGCTCCACGACCAGTGAACGATTCTGAAAAACACACGGCTGAAGGAAAAACGTCTTGTAAGAAAGCCCTCTCTAAAGTGAAACCACATCTCTCAGAGTTAGaatgtggtgatggtgatgatgagggtgaCGATGAAGAATCTGAAGAAAGCGGGGATTCTGATTATGAGGCTATGTTTACTGACTGTCACAGATTAGAGATTTCACTAGAAGATTTGGAGCAGCTTGCAAAAGAGTCCTCAAACAGAATAGATGAGGACAGTgaacgggactctgatgaacaaGCTGGACCCAGTCAAGTCTCTGAGGTTTTCCCGGTACAGAGCACCATTGCATGCAAATTACCAGTGCCTAAAAAAGGGACGACACCAGAGGAGATTCTAGCATCCATATTAGGAGAGGACAGTAGTGATGAGGacacaaagaagaagaagaagaaaaagaaaaagaggaactCTTCGATGCCTCTTCCTGCCTTCCAGGGGACAAAGCATCTCATAGGGAATTTACAAGGTCCAGAAGAAAATAGTTGTCTGAAGCGTCCACTTGACGACAATAGCAAGACCGACGTGTCATGCAAAAAACAGAAGCTCGAAACTGTCATGGATCCAAGCAAGGTTACCGTGGTGAAATCCTCTGTCACAGAAGCAAAAACGATCTCGAGCGGTGGCAGCTCCTCCAGCGAGCTGTCAGGGAGTAGTGGAGAAGAGGACGCCTCggaagaagaagatggagggtCTGTTAGGGACTCAGAGACTCTATTAGCTAAGCAGGCGCAAGAGACAGCGGACCTGTCAAGGGGGCCACAGAGGGTCATTGTCCCAGAGAAGCAGCAGCAGGACAACCAGAAGCGCCTGGCTGCTATGGAgcagaggcagaaagaggcaGAGCAGCAGAAGAAACTCATCCAAGGAGCTCTGGCTAAAGTG GATACACCAACAGCAGATAAGAGCAAACATATTGTTTTTGGCTCTGACGATGAAAGTGATGAAGCTGAACTGAGTGCATCAAACGTTCCAACACCTAAGAAGAAGCTGTTTCAGAACAACCCGTCTAGTGAGGAGGATTCCAATAAGGAGGAACTGCCTTCCAGCAAGAAAGCATCTGAACAAGAAAAG AAAAATGCCAGTAAACTATTTGGTAGCAGTGAGGATGAAGATGACAATGAGGACAGTGAGATGTTCCAGATCAAACCCCAGTTTGAAGGCAAATCTGGTCAGAAG CTCATGCACCTGCAGTCGAGGTTTGGAACAGATGAGCGGTTTCACATGGATTCAAGGTTCCTTGAGAGTGATAATGAATCAGAGGCACCAG AGAATAAATCCACTCCGAATGAGTGTGAACTAGacgaggaaaagaaaaagaatctGGATATCTTACAAAACCTGCTCAAAATGAACACCCtgaccaccagcagcagcaaagTTCCTGCCAAGGGCATGACGTTCAG AGATATTTCAACATTGCAATATGATCCCACACGTGAGGACCATGCAGCCTTTGAAACAAAGACTGAGCAGAAGGAAAG TAAGGCTGCGAGACGTAAGAAacgggaggaggcagagaagatTCCGGAGGTTTCCAAGGAGATCTACTATGATGTTGCGGAAGACCTCAAAACTGTTTTCGGAACCACAAAGCAAAGTGAAAATGTGGAGAAGGACATTGCTTGggacaaagaggaggagggaggggaggcggaggaaggaggagaggcggaggagggaggagaggcgagtCAGACAGCGGAAGCAGACACATCCCTGATGGCATCTTGTCTCTCATCTAATGCTGAGAAAGAGGAATCGTCTGGCTTCAAGTTCTCCTTCTTTGGCGACAACACAGAGGCAGATAACGCCACTGAGAAAG AGGAGTACAAGGTGGAAACTCTGAGGGCGGCGAAGGTATCATGGCAGGCGGACCCTCGCTTCCAGGACAGCagctcggaggaggaggaggaggctgctgACGAGGACCAGACCACTGCTGCTGAAGCCCCAAG GGAAGAAGTAACCACAAAGAAGAAGTTTTTCTTCTTCCACACAGATGATGAGCGATTGATAG AGGGTCCCAAAGCATTTTGTAGAACCACCAAGCTTGAGGATCAGAGGGAAAAGTGGGAGGAGAATAGGGTATCTCTTGTAGAG GAGTATCGCAAAAAGCATAAGGATGCCAGAAGAAAACTTAAAGCCTCTCAAAGGACAACATCAATATGA
- the ogna gene encoding osteoglycin, paralog a → MTILKWLFFTVIFVQWLASSSGKQFYKNSQLRQDSVITNQGNVLFNEEVKLQPRSKRETALSVDQDSSMLFQPADAPDDSIPPSAAEDASELPTCLLCVCLTGSVYCEEVVPEMTAVPTLPKETAYFYARYNKIKKITAKDFADTVTLRRIDLTGNMISDIEDGAFSKLAMLEELSLAENRLVKLPMLPSKLTSFNANFNQLSTKGVKATAFKKLTKLVNLFLADNILEAIPQIPESVRTVHLQNNNITTVSADSFCKGNDTYYIRSNLNEVRMDGNPVILAKYPNSFTCLKSLPIGKYH, encoded by the exons ATGACCATATTGAAATGGCTGTTTTTCACTGTTATATTTGTGCAATGGCTTGCTTCTTCATCAGGAAAACAATTTTACAAGAATTCACAACTCAGGCAGGACTCAGTTATTACCAACCAGGGGAATGTACTGTTCAATGAAGAAGTGAAATTGCAACCAAGGTCTAAG agagagacagccctCAGTGTGGACCAAGATTCCAGCATGCTTTTCCAGCCTGCCGACGCCCCAGATGACTCTATCCCCCCCTCAGCTGCGGAGGATGCCTCTG AGCTTCCGACCtgccttctctgtgtgtgcctgactgGCTCGGTGTACTGTGAAGAGGTTGTCCCAGAAATGACCGCAGTGCCCACCTTGCCTAAGGAGACAGCCTACTTCTATGCTCGCTATAACAAGATAAAAAAGATCACTGCAAAAGATTTTGCAGACACTG TCACTCTGAGAAGAATTGACTTGACTGGAAACATGATATCTGATATTGAAGATGGAGCCTTCTCAAAACTGGCAATGCTCGAGGAGCTCTCATTGGCTGAGAACAGGCTTGTTAAACTTCCAATGCTTCCCTCCAAACTTACCTCCTTCAATGCCAATTTCAATCAACTTAGCACCAAAGGTGTCAAAGCAACTGCCTTTAAG AAACTCACCAAACTGGTAAATCTATTCCTTGCTGACAATATCCTAGAGGCAATCCCCCAGATCCCAGAGAGTGTGCGTACAGTTCACCTGCAG AACAACAACATCACCACAGTTAGTGCTGACAGCTTCTGCAAGGGTAATGACACCTATTACATCAGATCCAACTTGAATGAAGTGAGAATGGATGGTAACCCAGTCATACTGGCCAAGTACCCAAACAGCTTCACCTGCCTAAAGTCACTGCCTATTGGAAAATACCATTGA